The Daucus carota subsp. sativus chromosome 7, DH1 v3.0, whole genome shotgun sequence genome window below encodes:
- the LOC108195884 gene encoding pentatricopeptide repeat-containing protein At2g26790, mitochondrial-like yields the protein MWVFAGWLVSCRKFNKFHPFMRFNYVSAVAHLSSDLSESNSDETRLNADEKIVYTQKSLALVDDFHDLDSSKVASHLESLSESPRLAVSYFYKVKEHGFRHSYCTFLAILKILCHKGMVRMLKTVLLELVDLSDSKALGFEVLELFDELSEEFEGEKQDLLIQVVDVLVKVYVKLGKFDEAIDTIFRTKRRGYLPSILTCNYLMHRLVECGKMDMVLALFLQLKRLGFTPNVYTYGIVIKMFCLKGEMEDATYLLYEMDQANVEPDVAIHKTYIEGLCLHGSSVLGYDMLKMWRNAKVPFDASIYLVVIHGFVSEKKLIEAEDVLVDMEELGIAIDADCYKALIKGYCEAGDCTKSLALHLEMCTKGIKSNCVIVSYILQCLCRLGFISETLDQFANFGKMGIFFDGVVYNIAIDALGKLGKLQEALELFEEMKSKRIVPDVIHYTTLINHFLLHGQYFKAFDFFKEMKEKGLNPDIIAFNVLAGGLSRNGLSHEVLNLLDYMKGEGLEATNVTYNMIIEGLCIGGKVREAELLFGSLEDKGLDSYSAMINGYCEAKETSRAYDLFMRLSKEGLLINREACLRLLSSLCTECEFGSALMIFKTILASENGPCKRMCGKLTTSLCRAGYMKEARRIFDTMIKIGLTPDVITYNHMLNGYCRSNYIHQAHDLFEDMKKKGIRPDIITYTVMIHGYIESDIRRANKLSGQNELRKEDVLTFWSEMKEIGISPDVKSYTALLCYFCQSNNFEGAIGLLDDMIYTGVEPDVLTYTALLSGYFRQGDIDGAVNLINAMEARGIEPDARTMSVLEFGLSKAKK from the coding sequence ATGTGGGTTTTTGCTGGTTGGTTGGTTTCTTGTAGAAAGTTTAACAAATTTCATCCATTTATGCGATTTAACTACGTTTCTGCTGTAGCCCATTTGAGTTCTGACTTGTCTGAATCGAATTCTGACGAGACCCGCTTAAATGCTGatgaaaaaattgtatatacCCAGAAAAGTTTGGCTTTAGTTGATGATTTCCATGATTTGGATTCTTCGAAAGTTGCTTCACATTTGGAAAGTTTGAGTGAAAGTCCCAGACTTGCTGTGTCTTATTTTTATAAAGTTAAAGAACATGGATTTCGACATAGTTATTGTACTTTCTTGGCTATTCTTAAGATTTTGTGTCATAAGGGTATGGTTAGAATGTTGAAAACTGTTTTATTGGAGCTTGTTGACTTGTCGGATAGCAAAGCTTTAGGTTTTGAGGTTTTGGAGTTATTTGATGAGTTATCGGAGGAGTTTGAGGGTGAGAAGCAGGATTTGTTGATTCAAGTGGTTGATGTGTTGGTTAAGGTATATGTTAAACTTGGGAAGTTTGATGAGGCGATTGATACTATTTTTAGAACAAAAAGGCGGGGTTATCTGCCTAGTATTTTGACTTGTAATTACCTTATGCATCGGTTGGTTGAGTGTGGTAAGATGGATATGGTTTTGGCGCTATTTTTACAGTTAAAGAGGCTAGGATTTACTCCTAATGTCTACACGTATGGGATAGTGATCAAAATGTTTTGTCTGAAGGGGGAGATGGAAGATGCGACTTATTTGCTGTATGAGATGGATCAAGCCAACGTAGAACCTGATGTTGCAATACATAAAACTTATATAGAGGGGTTATGTTTGCATGGAAGTTCAGTTTTGGGATATGATATGCTAAAGATGTGGAGAAATGCTAAGGTTCCTTTTGATGCATCTATATACTTAGTTGTAATTCACGGGTTTGTCAGTGAGAAGAAGCTGATAGAAGCCGAGGATGTCTTGGTTGATATGGAAGAATTAGGGATTGCGATTGATGCTGACTGTTATAAAGCCTTAATTAAGGGGTATTGTGAGGCTGGGGATTGTACCAAGTCTTTGGCACTTCATCTTGAAATGTGTACAAAGGGTATCAAGTCTAATTGTGTTATCGTTAGCTACATTCTGCAATGCTTGTGTAGGTTAGGTTTCATTTCTGAAACGCTGGATCAATTCGCAAACTTTGGGAAAAtgggaattttttttgatgGAGTTGTTTATAATATTGCCATTGATGCTCTTGGGAAACTGGGGAAGCTGCAAGAAGCGTTGGAGTTGTTTGAGGAGATGAAGAGTAAGAGAATTGTCCCAGACGTTATCCACTACACGACTCTGATCAACCACTTCCTCCTACATGGTCAGTATTTTAAAGCCTTTGATTTTTTCAAGGAAATGAAGGAGAAGGGTCTAAACCCTGATATTATCGCTTTCAACGTGTTAGCTGGTGGGTTGTCGAGAAATGGACTCTCACATGAGGTACTTAATCTGTTGGATTATATGAAAGGTGAAGGTTTGGAAGCAACTAATGTTACATACAATATGATAATTGAGGGTTTATGCATAGGAGGGAAAGTGAGGGAAGCTGAACTTCTTTTTGGTAGCTTAGAAGACAAGGGACTTGATAGTTATTCTGCTATGATAAATGGGTACTGTGAAGCGAAGGAGACAAGTAGAGCATATGATCTTTTCATGAGGTTGTCTAAGGAAGGACTATTAATCAATAGAGAAGCTTGCCTAAGACTTCTTAGTAGCCTTTGTACAGAATGTGAATTTGGCTCTGCTTTAATGATATTTAAGACTATTTTGGCTTCAGAAAATGGCCCTTGTAAGAGAATGTGCGGCAAACTAACAACATCACTTTGTCGTGCCGGATATATGAAGGAAGCACGTAGGATTTTTGATACAATGATCAAAATTGGGTTAACCCCCGACGTCATTACCTACAATCATATGTTGAATGGTTATTGTAGGAGTAATTACATCCATCAGGCCCATGATCTTTTTGAAGATATGAAGAAAAAGGGAATCAGGCCTGACATTATCACTTACACAGTTATGATTCATGGGTATATTGAATCAGATATAAGAAGAGCTAACAAGTTATCTGGTCAAAATGAGTTGAGGAAAGAGGATGTTTTAACCTTTTGGAGTGAAATGAAGGAAATAGGAATAAGCCCTGATGTTAAAAGTTACACAGCTTTGCTGTGTTATTTTTGTCAGTCGAACAATTTTGAAGGTGCTATTGGCCTACTAGATGACATGATTTATACAGGTGTGGAGCCAGATGTATTGACTTACACGGCTCTGCTAAGTGGCTACTTTCGGCAGGGTGATATAGATGGAGCAGTAAATCTTATCAATGCAATGGAAGCTAGAGGGATAGAGCCAGACGCCCGTACCATGTCAGTGCTTGAATTTGGCCTTTCAAAGGCTAAGAAGTAA